The following nucleotide sequence is from Candidatus Poribacteria bacterium.
TATCCTAACCTAAGTTGCTAGTTGCGTTATAGTCCCACATACCTATCGCCCCAATAGGGCTTGTTGGTTCATTGGTTCACTTCATCCCGATATATCGGGAATTTCATTGAAGACAGGTTGCAGCGCAAGCGGAAATCCCGATTCATCGGGGCTCTACGCCCCGATCACAGATTAGGCAATCTGTGGCTACGAGGAAGAGGGTTACGGCATACAGGTCCCCGATAAGATCAGAGTTCACAACAATATGTTCCTACTAGTAACTTGCGTTATCCTATCACACTGCTATCAAAACGTCAACGAATTACCATCATTTTTGATTGCACCTCAGCGGTCTTGCGTGGTATTATAACGACGGTCTGTTGACATAATAAGATGGAGGGTAAAGATGCGCTTTGAAAACCGGGTCGCTTTTGTAACAGGCGGCGGTGGTCCGCTTGGAATTGGCAGGGCAGCGTGTCTGGCATTTGCACGCGAAGGTGCAGCTGTTGTCGTTGCGGGCGGACGGATGGCCGATGCGGTTGCCACAGAGGTTCAAAACGAAGGCGGTCAAGCAATCACCATACCGTTAGATGTGACTGTTCCTAAACAGGTGCAAGCAGCTGTTGACACCACCGTTGAAACATTCGGGCGATTGGATATTTTGTTCAATAATGCGGGCATTCTGGGCAGGGGTAAGCTATTTGAAATAACGGCTGAAGATTTCAATCGCGTCATGGCTGTCAACGTTACAGGGTGTCTCCTATGCGCTCAAGCCGCAGCGAAAGTAATGCGCGAGCAGGGGATTCGTGGACGCATTATCAATAACTCGTCAATTTATGCAGAAGAGTCCCACGAAGGTGTTCTTAGTTACTGTGTCAGCAAGGCGGCATTGAATCGATTGACCCGTAGTCTTGCCCTTGAACTGCGTCCCTATGGGATTACTGTCAATGCAATTGCTCCTGGCGGCGGTGCGCCCACAGGTATCAATTCCCCACAGAATCTGCCACAGGATGACGCCTTGCCGGATTTGCTTTCCGCTCCAGCCGACGGCCCCCCACTCGACCGACGTGCAACTGTATGGGACTATATCGGTGCGGTGCTATTCCTCGCCTCTGATGAGGCAGCTTATATAAGTGGCGATATCATGACAATCGATGGCGGTGCGGTTGCCCGTCGATGAGCGTTGGTTGGCTACACAGAAACCGATGCGAAGAAACGAAGAATTATCCGTGATTGAATTCATTAAAACTCACTGGCTGTGGTTTTTGCTCATTTTACCCGTAATCATTATCGTTACAACTTTTGCGACGCTTGCGAGTATTTCGATGCTGCTTATTTCGTTACCGCCGGACTATTTCACTCGGAAGAAACGGGTGAGCCGTATAAAGAACCCGATTCTACGTCTATTTCTGCGCCTCCTGAAAAATGTGTGTGGTGCAGTCTTTCTGATTGCCGGATTCGTCATGTTATTTACGCCGGGACCAGGTATTCTGAGCGCGCTTGTTGGTGTCATCCTTTGCGATTTTCCCGGTAAGCAAAGGGTAGAACGCAAGATTATTGCGCGTCCACGGGTGCTATCTATGATAAATCGGATTCGAGCGCGGTATAACCGTCCGCTGCTTATGTTGGATGATTAGCTAAGAATTTATGCTTTTTTGCCGAAAAAAGACTTGACACTTTTTTCAAAATGTGAAATAATAATCTTTTGGAAAATTAGACCCCTTTGAATAAAGTAAAGTGGGCTGGAAATGAAGCCCATTCTTTTTTGGCTTGAGTATGTGAAACATTTCACAACCGACATTCAATAATCTTATTTTTGGCTGAAAAATACTGTTGTTACTCGTTTTTGCCATCGGTTTTGCGGCAGTAAATCTCGCCTTGACCCATCTGATTGGGCCAAAAAAATCAACGCAATCCAAACTCTCCGTTTACGAATCTGGCGTCCAACCGGTCGGAGATACTCGGCAACGGATTTCCATCCGCTTTGGTCTCATTGCGATGCTCTTTATCATTTTTGATATTGAGGTCGTTTTCCTCTATCCGTGGGCAGTTGTCTTTAAGAAATTCATAGAGAGCAGCGGTTATTTTATCCTTGTCGAAATGCTGGTCTTCATCGGTATTCTCTTTTTAGGTTACATCTATGCTTGGAAGAAAGGCGGTCTATCGTGGGATTAGAAAGTCAACTTGGAGATAATATATTCACCACCACTATTGATAAGTTTGTGAACTGGGGGCGAAAAAACTCCCTCTGGCCAATGCCCTTCGGCACTGCCTGCTGTGCCATTGAAATGATGGCAACCTCACGTTTCGGGGCAGAAGCGATTCGATTTTCGCCGCGCCAATCTGATTTGTTGATTGTTTCGGGACGCATCTCCATCAAGATGATGCCGGTCTTAAAGAAAATCTACGACCAGATGCCCGACCCAAAGTGGGTTATCTCAATGGGGGCATGTGCTTCGACTGGCGGTGTTTTTGATACCTATACCTTAGTACAAGGCGTGGATGGGTTCATTCCCGTTGACATTTACCTCCCCGGGTGCCCACCGCGTCCTGAAGATCTCATTGACGCTGTGCTGCAGATTCAACGGATTGTGGAACAAGAAAGCATCTCCCCCAAAAGGCAGAGTGGAGCGATTGCGAGCTAACACGACCTAGAGGTAAACCCAATGAGTGAAGAGCAGGTTTCAAATCCCGATGCAGACGGGGAAGTAACTGCTGAAGAACAGCAGCCGCTTATCGTTCAAAAAGTTCAAGAACAATACCCTGATGCAATTCTTGACGTTTCTGACGCACGAGGTGAATTGACAGTTACAGTGCGAAAAGAGGACATCTATGAGTTGATGGCGTTTTTGAAAAACGATTCAGAACTCGCATACAACTTCCTTGCTGATGTCACAGCGGTTGACTATTCTTTGATGGAAGATGTTTTGATAAAACACGACTATGCACGGTTCACTGTCGTTTATCATCTGCTTTCAACGGAGAGAAAAGAACGTTTGCGTGTCAAAGTTCCCGTTCATGAAAAAGAGTCCAGTATCCCCTCAATGGCATCGATCTGGAAGGTAGCGAATTGGTTAGAGCGCGAAACATACGATATGTTCGGGATCGCCTTTGAGGACCATCCAGATCTCCGCCGAATCCTGATGCCCGATGATTATGAAGGGTATCCGCTTCGTAAGGATTATCCCTTGCGTGGTCGCGGGGAACGCGAGACCTTTAACTTTGAAGAACAGAATGTGTAATACCCTTTAGGTTGGTCTGTCAATTATCAGCAGACAATCCCGACTCTCCATTGGAGAAAAAGAGATGCATACAGATTCAAATCGAGTGCCCGGCGAACCGATGACCCTGAATTTCGGGCCCCAGCATCCGGCCACTCACGGCACACTTAGAATTGTCGTAGAACTTGATGGTGAAACCGTCCTGAAAGCAACACCTCATCTCGGTTACCTGCATACCGGTTTTGAGAAGCTAGGAGAGCACCACGACTATAATCAGTATATCGTTGTAACTGACCGGATGAACTATCTCTCACCGTTGTCTAACAACTTCGGTTATGTACTCGCTGTGGAAAAGCTGCTAGATATCCAAGTTCCGGAGCGTTGTGAATACGTTCGTGTGATTCTTGCC
It contains:
- a CDS encoding NADH-quinone oxidoreductase subunit B, encoding MGLESQLGDNIFTTTIDKFVNWGRKNSLWPMPFGTACCAIEMMATSRFGAEAIRFSPRQSDLLIVSGRISIKMMPVLKKIYDQMPDPKWVISMGACASTGGVFDTYTLVQGVDGFIPVDIYLPGCPPRPEDLIDAVLQIQRIVEQESISPKRQSGAIAS
- a CDS encoding NADH-quinone oxidoreductase subunit A — encoded protein: MLLLLVFAIGFAAVNLALTHLIGPKKSTQSKLSVYESGVQPVGDTRQRISIRFGLIAMLFIIFDIEVVFLYPWAVVFKKFIESSGYFILVEMLVFIGILFLGYIYAWKKGGLSWD
- a CDS encoding NADH-quinone oxidoreductase subunit C, giving the protein MSEEQVSNPDADGEVTAEEQQPLIVQKVQEQYPDAILDVSDARGELTVTVRKEDIYELMAFLKNDSELAYNFLADVTAVDYSLMEDVLIKHDYARFTVVYHLLSTERKERLRVKVPVHEKESSIPSMASIWKVANWLERETYDMFGIAFEDHPDLRRILMPDDYEGYPLRKDYPLRGRGERETFNFEEQNV
- a CDS encoding SDR family oxidoreductase, with translation MRFENRVAFVTGGGGPLGIGRAACLAFAREGAAVVVAGGRMADAVATEVQNEGGQAITIPLDVTVPKQVQAAVDTTVETFGRLDILFNNAGILGRGKLFEITAEDFNRVMAVNVTGCLLCAQAAAKVMREQGIRGRIINNSSIYAEESHEGVLSYCVSKAALNRLTRSLALELRPYGITVNAIAPGGGAPTGINSPQNLPQDDALPDLLSAPADGPPLDRRATVWDYIGAVLFLASDEAAYISGDIMTIDGGAVARR